A genomic segment from Streptomyces antibioticus encodes:
- a CDS encoding ABC transporter permease, giving the protein MTRISGALRSPLTFSVLAGLLIGALFLVGTGADPLTAYGAVLTGALGGDGIGATLTTGTSVLGLALALAIPLRAGLINLGGDGQMVLGGITAAVTGLTSPLPAPLTVALALLAGVAAGAGYAVLAALCENHFGVPLLVSSLLLSYPAVSLASYLARYPLKEPGSSLPQTRALPDGVALPAFGDSTVTLGLVLVVLAAAVYWFTDRRTAVGYEIRMTGLNARFSAYAGVERRGLTLRLMAVSGGLAGLVGAIGVLSFPYRFVDGSLTAPGYTWTGLTAALLAGAAPLGTLVAAFFFAVLQVGGLAMERTTEVPRELTQVLQAIVIVFLAARLRLPGRLLRRRSREREAV; this is encoded by the coding sequence ATGACACGCATATCCGGAGCCCTGCGCTCCCCCCTCACCTTCTCCGTGCTCGCCGGCCTGCTCATCGGCGCCCTGTTCCTCGTCGGCACCGGCGCGGACCCGCTCACCGCGTACGGGGCCGTGCTGACCGGCGCGCTCGGCGGCGACGGCATCGGCGCGACCCTGACCACCGGCACCAGCGTGCTCGGCCTGGCGCTGGCGCTCGCCATCCCGCTGCGCGCCGGACTGATCAACCTCGGCGGCGACGGACAGATGGTCCTCGGCGGGATCACCGCCGCGGTCACCGGGCTCACCTCGCCGCTGCCCGCGCCCCTCACCGTCGCCCTGGCGCTCCTCGCGGGCGTCGCGGCGGGCGCCGGGTACGCGGTGCTGGCCGCCCTGTGCGAGAACCACTTCGGTGTGCCGCTGCTGGTCAGCAGTCTGCTGCTGAGCTACCCGGCGGTGTCGCTGGCCTCCTATCTGGCCCGCTATCCGCTCAAGGAGCCGGGCTCCAGCCTTCCGCAGACCCGCGCCCTGCCCGACGGGGTGGCGCTGCCCGCGTTCGGCGACTCCACCGTCACGCTCGGCCTGGTGCTGGTCGTCCTCGCGGCGGCCGTCTACTGGTTCACCGACCGGCGCACCGCCGTCGGCTACGAGATCCGGATGACCGGCCTCAACGCGCGGTTCTCCGCCTATGCCGGTGTCGAACGCCGGGGCCTGACCCTGCGGTTGATGGCGGTCTCCGGCGGGCTCGCCGGACTGGTCGGCGCGATCGGCGTGCTGAGCTTCCCGTACCGGTTCGTGGACGGCTCGCTCACCGCGCCCGGCTACACCTGGACCGGTCTGACGGCGGCCCTGCTGGCCGGCGCGGCGCCGCTCGGCACGCTGGTCGCCGCGTTCTTCTTCGCCGTCCTCCAGGTCGGCGGCCTGGCGATGGAGCGCACCACCGAGGTGCCGCGCGAGCTGACCCAGGTGCTCCAGGCGATCGTCATCGTGTTCTTGGCGGCCCGGCTGCGCCTTCCCGGCCGTCTGCTGCGCCGCCGTTCCCGCGAGAGGGAGGCAGTCTGA
- a CDS encoding ABC transporter permease: MFLDSDLLLSALRALTPILLAALGGALCERAGVFNIGLEGMMLMGCFTAVATSWFTGSPWLGVLAAALAAAGYSLVLAVGAVTLRGDAVVLGIAMNLLAVGLTSFLLRTVFGVQGTFDDPSLAGLPLIGGFTPLAYLSWVAVAVAGVLLSRHVWGLRLRGVGEAPDAAATLGVRPASYQYGAILLSGVLCGLAGAQLALGNVTLFSENMTAGRGWIAVVAVMLGRAAPLGVLLAALLFGLAEAAGFRLQGLGLPQQATDAAPYVVTLGALFLTTARRRRRPRPSGARS, encoded by the coding sequence ATGTTCCTCGACTCCGATCTGCTGCTGTCGGCGCTGCGCGCCCTCACCCCGATCCTGCTGGCCGCGCTCGGCGGTGCCCTGTGCGAGCGGGCGGGCGTGTTCAACATCGGCCTCGAAGGCATGATGTTGATGGGCTGCTTCACGGCGGTGGCGACGAGCTGGTTCACCGGCAGCCCCTGGCTGGGGGTCCTCGCGGCCGCGCTCGCGGCGGCCGGGTACTCGCTGGTCCTGGCCGTCGGCGCGGTCACCCTGCGCGGCGACGCGGTCGTCCTCGGCATCGCGATGAACCTGCTGGCCGTCGGTCTGACCAGCTTCCTGCTGCGGACGGTCTTCGGGGTGCAGGGCACCTTCGACGATCCGTCGCTGGCCGGGCTGCCGCTGATCGGCGGCTTCACCCCACTCGCCTATCTGTCGTGGGTGGCGGTCGCCGTGGCCGGTGTGCTGCTGTCCCGGCATGTGTGGGGGCTGCGGCTGCGCGGGGTGGGCGAGGCGCCGGACGCCGCGGCCACGCTCGGCGTACGCCCTGCGTCCTACCAGTACGGCGCGATCCTGCTGTCCGGGGTGCTGTGCGGTCTCGCGGGCGCCCAACTCGCCCTGGGAAACGTGACGTTGTTCTCCGAGAACATGACCGCGGGGCGTGGTTGGATCGCGGTCGTGGCCGTGATGCTGGGCCGGGCGGCACCGCTCGGCGTGCTGCTCGCCGCGCTGCTCTTCGGGCTCGCCGAGGCGGCCGGCTTCCGGCTCCAGGGCCTCGGTCTGCCGCAGCAGGCCACCGACGCCGCGCCGTACGTCGTCACGCTCGGCGCGCTCTTCCTCACGACGGCCCGCCGCCGTCGCCGTCCCCGTCCCTCTGGAGCACGTTCATGA
- a CDS encoding nucleoside phosphorylase, whose product MTHDLLPITRIPRTGLPAHAVVVGDPARAAAVAALLDGAEEVSYHREYRVFSGSWKGVPVVVASHGVGAPGAILLFQELADAGVRTFLRFGTAGAIRPGVADGDLVVAEAAVRDDGVTHQLLPPEYPAVAAPEAVFALQRAAREQGAPHHRGVVWTRAAFQPGLLPLFSYEGAGLAAIEMELSALLVTASLRGLVAGGVLVIDGANADELVDEEATGGYDPHREVVAAGVERGAVVSLEALRLLAEEAGA is encoded by the coding sequence ATGACGCACGACCTCCTGCCCATCACCCGCATACCGCGCACCGGGCTGCCCGCGCACGCCGTGGTCGTCGGCGACCCGGCGCGCGCGGCGGCCGTCGCCGCGCTGCTGGACGGCGCCGAGGAGGTGTCGTACCACCGCGAGTACCGGGTGTTCAGCGGCAGTTGGAAGGGCGTGCCGGTGGTCGTCGCCTCGCACGGGGTGGGCGCGCCGGGCGCGATCCTGCTGTTCCAGGAGCTGGCCGACGCGGGCGTGCGCACCTTCCTGCGGTTCGGCACGGCGGGCGCGATCCGGCCGGGCGTCGCGGACGGCGATCTGGTCGTCGCCGAGGCGGCTGTCCGCGACGACGGCGTCACCCACCAGCTCCTGCCCCCGGAGTACCCGGCGGTCGCCGCCCCCGAGGCGGTGTTCGCGCTCCAGCGTGCCGCGCGCGAGCAGGGCGCCCCGCACCACCGCGGTGTGGTGTGGACCCGGGCGGCCTTCCAGCCGGGGCTGCTCCCGCTGTTCTCCTACGAGGGCGCCGGGCTCGCCGCCATCGAGATGGAGCTGTCGGCGCTGCTGGTCACGGCCTCGCTGCGCGGTCTGGTCGCCGGCGGTGTGCTGGTGATCGACGGGGCGAACGCCGACGAGCTGGTCGACGAGGAGGCCACCGGCGGCTACGACCCGCACCGCGAGGTCGTCGCGGCCGGTGTCGAGCGCGGCGCCGTGGTGTCCCTGGAGGCGCTGCGGCTGCTGGCCGAGGAGGCGGGGGCGTGA
- a CDS encoding amidohydrolase encodes MSVDLLVHGGDVLTVDDAGTVLRDGAVAVDGGEIVAVGPARHLRTRYAARTEIDAGGCLVLPGLINTHTHLAMTLLRGRADDVTLQGFLERVLRWEADLLAPEAVTAAVRLAVAESVRAGVTSALDMYWFHEAAERVAREAGWRLLTGPTFMDVPEPPDGLPYEDRTAWARQDLAARVKSVRDGERPVVFAHSAYTLSPDQLTEVFALAREFGALVHIHAAENATEVATVEVKYGKRPVELLDSLGLLGPDVLLAHAVDLTGPEIAALARTGTAVAHCPVSNLKLGCGIAPVPRLLSAGVTVGLGTDGAVSSNSLDVLGAVRQAALVHKAGGDPTAVGAEQAVRMATVEGARALGLGDRLGSLEVGKRADLVVLDLAAPHLRPAHDPWSTLAYAAHSSDVRDTVVDGRVLMRDRVLTTLDERAAIAGLEELVRGHPGRTADVPG; translated from the coding sequence GTGAGCGTCGACCTGCTGGTGCACGGCGGTGACGTCCTGACCGTGGACGACGCCGGGACGGTCCTGCGGGACGGGGCGGTCGCGGTGGACGGGGGCGAGATCGTCGCCGTCGGCCCGGCCCGCCATCTCAGGACGCGGTACGCGGCGCGGACGGAGATCGACGCCGGGGGCTGCCTGGTGCTGCCCGGGCTGATCAACACCCATACGCATCTGGCGATGACGCTGCTGCGCGGGCGCGCCGACGACGTCACCCTCCAGGGGTTCCTGGAGCGGGTGCTGCGCTGGGAGGCGGACCTGCTGGCGCCCGAGGCGGTCACGGCGGCGGTGCGGCTGGCGGTCGCCGAGAGCGTCCGGGCCGGGGTGACGTCGGCGCTGGACATGTACTGGTTCCACGAGGCGGCCGAGCGGGTCGCGCGCGAGGCGGGCTGGCGGCTGCTGACCGGGCCGACCTTCATGGACGTGCCCGAGCCGCCCGACGGCCTCCCCTACGAGGACCGGACGGCGTGGGCGCGCCAGGACCTCGCCGCGCGCGTGAAGTCGGTGCGGGACGGGGAGCGGCCGGTGGTGTTCGCGCACTCCGCGTACACCCTCTCCCCCGATCAGCTCACCGAAGTGTTCGCGCTGGCCCGGGAGTTCGGGGCGCTGGTGCACATCCACGCGGCGGAGAACGCCACCGAGGTGGCCACCGTCGAGGTCAAGTACGGCAAGCGGCCGGTGGAGTTGCTGGACTCGCTCGGGCTGCTCGGCCCGGACGTGCTGCTGGCGCACGCGGTGGATCTGACCGGCCCGGAGATCGCGGCGCTGGCCCGCACCGGGACGGCCGTCGCCCACTGTCCGGTGTCGAACCTGAAGCTGGGCTGCGGGATCGCGCCGGTGCCACGGCTGTTGAGCGCGGGCGTGACGGTGGGCCTGGGCACCGACGGGGCGGTCAGCTCCAACTCCCTGGACGTGCTGGGGGCGGTGCGGCAGGCGGCGCTGGTGCACAAGGCCGGCGGCGACCCGACGGCGGTCGGCGCCGAGCAGGCCGTACGGATGGCGACGGTCGAGGGGGCGCGGGCGCTGGGTCTCGGCGACCGGCTGGGGTCGCTGGAGGTGGGCAAGCGCGCCGACCTCGTCGTGCTCGACCTGGCCGCGCCGCATCTGCGTCCGGCGCACGATCCGTGGTCGACGCTGGCGTACGCGGCGCACTCCTCGGACGTGCGGGACACGGTGGTGGACGGCCGGGTGCTGATGCGGGACCGCGTACTGACCACGCTGGACGAGCGGGCCGCGATCGCCGGCCTGGAGGAGCTGGTGCGCGGGCACCCCGGCCGGACCGCGGACGTGCCGGGCTGA
- a CDS encoding PAC2 family protein: protein MIELEGVPELIDPVMVAAFEGWNDAGDAASTAVAHLEREWKGEVFAALDAEDYYDFQVNRPTVWMDAGVRKITWPTTRLSVVRVGGDKPRDLVLVRGIEPSMRWRSFCNELLGFAHELGVELVVILGALLGDTPHTRPVPISGTTSDADLARRMDLEETKYEGPTGIVGVLQEACTHAGVPAVSLWAAVPHYVSQPPNPKATLALLNRLEDLIDVRIPLGELPEDARAWQVGVDQLAAEDSEVAEYVQTLEEARDTAELPEASGEAIAREFERYLRRRDGGGPPGPGERTRPPKPPKPQNDDEDSSED from the coding sequence GTGATCGAGCTCGAGGGGGTACCCGAGCTGATCGACCCGGTCATGGTGGCCGCGTTCGAGGGCTGGAACGACGCCGGCGACGCCGCCTCCACCGCGGTCGCGCATCTGGAACGGGAGTGGAAGGGCGAGGTGTTCGCGGCGCTGGACGCCGAGGACTACTACGACTTCCAGGTGAACCGGCCCACGGTGTGGATGGACGCCGGCGTGCGCAAGATCACGTGGCCGACGACAAGGTTGTCGGTGGTGCGGGTCGGCGGCGACAAGCCGCGGGACCTGGTGCTGGTGCGCGGGATCGAGCCGTCCATGCGCTGGCGGTCGTTCTGCAACGAACTGCTGGGCTTCGCGCACGAGTTGGGTGTGGAGCTGGTGGTCATCCTGGGCGCGCTGCTGGGCGACACCCCGCACACCCGTCCGGTCCCGATCAGCGGTACGACGTCCGACGCCGACCTGGCGCGGCGGATGGACCTGGAGGAGACCAAGTACGAGGGTCCGACGGGCATCGTCGGTGTCCTCCAGGAAGCCTGCACGCACGCGGGCGTGCCCGCGGTGTCGCTGTGGGCGGCCGTGCCGCACTACGTCTCGCAGCCGCCGAACCCGAAGGCGACCCTGGCCCTGCTGAACCGGCTGGAGGACCTGATCGACGTGCGCATCCCGCTGGGCGAGCTGCCCGAGGACGCGCGTGCCTGGCAGGTCGGCGTGGACCAGTTGGCGGCGGAGGACAGCGAGGTCGCCGAGTACGTGCAGACGCTGGAGGAGGCCCGCGACACCGCGGAGCTGCCGGAGGCGTCCGGCGAGGCGATCGCGCGCGAGTTCGAGCGCTATCTGCGGCGCCGCGACGGCGGGGGCCCGCCCGGTCCCGGGGAGCGGACCCGCCCGCCGAAGCCGCCCAAGCCGCAGAACGACGACGAGGACTCGTCGGAGGACTGA
- a CDS encoding SMP-30/gluconolactonase/LRE family protein, whose translation MAPTHGSFARPAHPLSRRGLLAAGAAGLGAAALGTPAHATAPTAPDVIALPDGFRPEGIAVGRGPYAYLGSLGDGSIYRADLRTGRGRIVSPGPGAPAVGLELDGRGRLFVAGRDTGARVVDVRSGEILASYRLAATTPTFTNDVFLTPRTAWFTDSHQPTLYALPLGRRGELPDADAVVRLPLTGDWTQQGPEGTVNANGITRTPDGSALLVVQSGAGLLHRVDPRTGVTRLVDLGDAAPLTNGDGLLRVGRTLYVVQNRQNAIDVFTLAADGHRGVFRRRITDPDFDVPTTVARYGDRLYLPNARFTTPPTPDTAYSVVAVPA comes from the coding sequence GTGGCACCCACACACGGTTCCTTCGCACGGCCCGCACACCCCCTCTCGCGCCGCGGGCTCCTCGCGGCCGGCGCCGCCGGCCTGGGCGCCGCAGCCCTCGGCACACCCGCGCACGCGACCGCCCCCACAGCACCCGATGTGATCGCCCTGCCCGACGGCTTCCGCCCCGAGGGCATCGCCGTCGGCCGCGGCCCCTACGCCTACCTCGGCTCGCTCGGCGACGGCTCGATCTACCGCGCCGACCTGCGCACCGGCCGCGGCCGGATCGTCTCGCCCGGCCCCGGCGCCCCCGCGGTGGGCCTCGAACTCGACGGCCGCGGGCGGCTGTTCGTCGCCGGACGCGACACCGGCGCCCGGGTCGTCGACGTGCGCAGCGGCGAGATCCTCGCCTCCTACCGGCTCGCCGCCACCACCCCCACGTTCACCAACGACGTGTTCCTGACCCCGCGCACGGCCTGGTTCACCGACTCCCACCAGCCCACCCTGTACGCCCTGCCGCTCGGCCGGCGCGGTGAACTCCCGGACGCCGACGCCGTCGTACGCCTGCCGCTGACCGGCGACTGGACCCAGCAGGGCCCCGAGGGCACCGTCAACGCCAACGGCATCACCCGCACCCCCGACGGCTCGGCGCTGCTCGTCGTGCAGTCCGGCGCCGGACTGCTGCACCGGGTCGATCCGCGCACCGGCGTCACCCGGCTGGTCGATCTGGGGGACGCGGCCCCGCTCACCAACGGCGACGGGCTGCTGCGCGTCGGACGGACGCTGTACGTCGTGCAGAACCGGCAGAACGCGATCGACGTGTTCACGCTCGCCGCCGACGGGCACCGCGGGGTCTTCCGGCGGCGGATCACCGACCCCGACTTCGACGTGCCGACCACGGTCGCCCGGTACGGCGACCGGCTCTATCTGCCCAACGCGCGGTTCACCACCCCGCCGACGCCGGACACGGCCTACTCGGTGGTCGCCGTGCCGGCCTGA
- the mshC gene encoding cysteine--1-D-myo-inosityl 2-amino-2-deoxy-alpha-D-glucopyranoside ligase gives MHAWPASEVPALPGQGRDLRIHDTATGGLVTLDPGPVARLYVCGITPYDATHMGHAATYNAFDLVQRVWLDTKRQVHYVQNVTDVDDPLLERADRDGIDWVALAEKETALFREDMTALRMLPPRHYIGAVEAIPGIVPLVERLRDAGAAYELDGDIYFSVESDPHFGGVSHLDAAAMRLLSAERGGDPDRPGKKNPLDPMLWMAAREGEPSWDGGSLGRGRPGWHIECVAIALDHLGMTFDVQGGGSDLAFPHHEMGASHAQVLTGEFPMAKAYVHAGMVALHGEKMSKSKGNLVFVSRLRADGVDPAAIRLTLLAHHYRSDWEWTDQVLTDAVARLDRWRAAVSRPDGPPAEALVEEIREALAHDLDAPAALAAVDRWAALQEERGGTDIGAPGIVSRAVDALLGVAL, from the coding sequence ATGCATGCCTGGCCCGCTTCCGAGGTCCCCGCCCTGCCTGGTCAGGGCCGCGACCTGAGGATCCACGACACCGCGACCGGTGGTCTCGTCACCCTCGACCCCGGTCCCGTCGCCCGTCTCTACGTCTGCGGCATCACGCCGTACGACGCGACCCACATGGGTCACGCGGCGACCTACAACGCGTTCGACCTCGTTCAGCGCGTGTGGCTCGACACCAAGCGGCAGGTTCACTACGTCCAGAACGTCACCGACGTCGACGACCCGCTGCTGGAGCGCGCCGACCGCGACGGCATCGACTGGGTCGCCCTGGCCGAGAAGGAGACGGCGCTCTTCCGCGAGGACATGACCGCCCTGCGGATGCTCCCGCCGCGCCACTACATAGGCGCGGTCGAGGCGATACCCGGCATCGTCCCGCTCGTCGAGCGGCTCCGGGACGCGGGCGCCGCCTACGAACTGGACGGCGACATCTACTTCTCCGTGGAGTCCGACCCGCACTTCGGCGGCGTCTCCCACCTCGACGCGGCCGCCATGCGGCTGCTGTCCGCCGAGCGCGGCGGCGACCCGGACCGCCCGGGCAAGAAGAACCCGCTCGACCCGATGCTGTGGATGGCCGCCCGCGAGGGCGAGCCGAGCTGGGACGGCGGCTCGCTGGGCCGCGGCCGCCCCGGCTGGCACATCGAGTGCGTCGCCATCGCCCTGGACCACCTCGGCATGACCTTCGACGTCCAGGGCGGCGGCTCCGACCTCGCCTTCCCGCACCACGAGATGGGCGCCTCGCACGCCCAGGTGCTCACCGGCGAGTTCCCCATGGCCAAGGCGTACGTCCACGCCGGCATGGTCGCCCTGCACGGCGAGAAGATGTCCAAGTCCAAGGGCAACCTCGTCTTCGTCTCCCGGCTCCGCGCGGACGGCGTCGACCCCGCCGCGATCCGGCTCACCCTGCTCGCCCACCACTACCGCTCCGACTGGGAGTGGACCGACCAGGTCCTCACCGACGCCGTCGCCCGGCTGGACCGCTGGCGTGCCGCCGTGTCGCGGCCGGACGGCCCGCCCGCCGAGGCGCTGGTCGAGGAGATCCGCGAGGCCCTCGCGCACGACCTCGACGCCCCGGCCGCGCTGGCCGCCGTCGACCGCTGGGCCGCGCTCCAGGAGGAGCGGGGCGGCACCGACATCGGCGCGCCCGGGATCGTCTCCCGGGCCGTGGACGCCCTGCTCGGCGTCGCGCTGTAA
- a CDS encoding SCO1664 family protein yields MSAPERIPSRGVTTTDPAHADLLAHGELTVRGRIRDASNAALYCTVAHEGREAACVYKPVAGERPLWDFPDGTLARREVAAYEVSRATGWDLVPPTVLREGPYGEGMCQLWIEAAPGTELLALVDAEEPEPGWKAIGFAETGEGRTALLVHADDARLRRLAVLDAVINNADRKGGHLLPTADGRLYGIDHGVTFNAEDKLRTLLWGWAGEPLTAEAVDVLQGLQRALEAPGHLTGTLAALITPAELDATRARVDALLASGKHPEPGGEWPAIPWPPV; encoded by the coding sequence ATGTCCGCGCCAGAACGGATACCGTCGCGGGGCGTGACCACCACCGACCCGGCCCACGCCGACCTGCTCGCCCACGGCGAGCTGACCGTGCGCGGCCGTATCCGCGACGCCTCCAACGCCGCCCTCTACTGCACCGTCGCGCACGAGGGCCGCGAGGCGGCCTGCGTCTACAAGCCCGTCGCCGGCGAGCGGCCGCTGTGGGACTTCCCCGACGGCACCCTCGCCCGGCGCGAGGTCGCCGCCTACGAGGTGTCCCGGGCCACCGGCTGGGACCTCGTCCCGCCCACCGTGCTGCGCGAGGGCCCCTACGGCGAGGGCATGTGCCAGCTCTGGATCGAGGCGGCCCCCGGCACCGAACTGCTCGCCCTGGTCGACGCGGAGGAACCGGAGCCCGGCTGGAAGGCCATCGGGTTCGCCGAGACCGGCGAGGGCCGCACCGCGCTGCTGGTGCACGCCGACGACGCGCGGCTGCGCCGGCTCGCCGTCCTCGACGCGGTCATCAACAACGCGGACCGCAAGGGCGGCCATCTGCTGCCCACCGCCGACGGCCGGCTCTACGGCATCGACCACGGCGTCACCTTCAACGCCGAGGACAAGCTGCGCACCCTGCTGTGGGGCTGGGCGGGGGAACCCCTGACCGCCGAGGCCGTCGACGTCCTCCAGGGCCTCCAGCGCGCCCTGGAGGCCCCCGGACACCTCACCGGCACCCTCGCCGCCCTCATCACCCCCGCGGAGCTGGACGCCACCCGCGCGCGGGTCGACGCGCTCCTCGCGTCCGGAAAGCACCCCGAGCCGGGCGGGGAGTGGCCCGCGATCCCCTGGCCGCCCGTCTGA
- a CDS encoding DUF3090 domain-containing protein yields MSRQVFLYDPPDRFVAGTVGLPGRRTFFLQATAGSRVTSVALEKTQVAALAERMDELLDEVVRRSGGSAAVPAMAPADNPDTGPLDSPVEEEFRVGTMALAWDGEEQRMIVEAQALVELEADSEEDLAEAEERLLQDEENGPPMLRVRLTGAQARAFAKRALDVVNAGRPPCPLCSLPLDPEGHVCPRQNGYRRGA; encoded by the coding sequence GTGTCCCGTCAGGTGTTCCTCTACGACCCCCCGGACCGCTTCGTGGCCGGTACGGTCGGACTGCCCGGGCGCCGTACCTTCTTCCTCCAGGCCACCGCGGGCTCCCGAGTGACCAGCGTGGCCCTGGAGAAGACCCAGGTCGCCGCGCTCGCCGAGCGCATGGACGAACTGCTGGACGAGGTCGTACGCCGTAGCGGCGGCAGCGCCGCCGTGCCCGCGATGGCGCCCGCCGACAACCCCGACACCGGCCCCCTCGACAGCCCCGTCGAGGAGGAGTTCCGGGTCGGCACCATGGCCCTCGCCTGGGACGGCGAGGAACAGCGCATGATCGTCGAGGCGCAGGCCCTCGTGGAGCTGGAGGCCGACTCCGAGGAGGACCTCGCCGAGGCCGAGGAGCGGCTCCTCCAGGACGAGGAGAACGGCCCCCCGATGCTGCGGGTCCGCCTCACCGGCGCCCAGGCCAGAGCCTTCGCCAAACGCGCCCTCGACGTCGTCAACGCCGGCCGGCCGCCGTGCCCGCTGTGCAGCCTGCCGCTCGACCCGGAAGGACACGTATGTCCGCGCCAGAACGGATACCGTCGCGGGGCGTGA
- a CDS encoding histidine phosphatase family protein encodes MPTLILVRHGRSTANTSGVLAGWTPGVSLDERGTAQAAALPGRLAGLPLSEVVASPLDRCQETVRPLLDARPGLPLHTDERIGECHYGDWSGRKLAELKDEPLMEVVQAHPSAAAFPGGESMRAMQTRAAEAVREWNARVERDHGADAVYLMCSHGDIIKSLVADALGLHLDLFQRISVEPCSVTAIRYTRLRPFLLRLGDTGDFASLAPREEPPTGDATVGGGAGAP; translated from the coding sequence ATGCCCACGCTGATCCTCGTCCGGCACGGACGTTCGACCGCCAACACCTCCGGAGTGCTCGCCGGCTGGACACCCGGTGTCAGTCTCGACGAGCGGGGCACCGCGCAGGCCGCCGCGCTGCCGGGCCGGCTCGCCGGGCTGCCGCTCAGCGAGGTCGTCGCCAGCCCCCTGGACCGCTGCCAGGAGACCGTACGGCCCCTTCTGGACGCCCGCCCCGGGCTGCCGCTGCACACCGACGAGCGGATCGGGGAGTGCCACTACGGCGACTGGTCCGGACGCAAGCTCGCCGAGCTGAAGGACGAACCCCTGATGGAGGTCGTGCAGGCGCACCCCTCCGCCGCCGCCTTCCCCGGCGGCGAGTCCATGCGCGCCATGCAGACCCGCGCCGCCGAGGCGGTGCGCGAGTGGAACGCGCGCGTGGAGCGCGACCACGGCGCCGACGCCGTCTATCTGATGTGTTCGCACGGCGACATCATCAAGTCGCTCGTGGCGGACGCTCTCGGGCTTCATCTCGACCTCTTCCAAAGGATCTCCGTAGAACCTTGTTCCGTCACAGCGATCCGTTACACCCGGCTGCGGCCCTTTCTCCTGCGGCTCGGCGACACCGGCGACTTCGCCTCCCTGGCGCCGCGCGAGGAACCGCCCACCGGTGACGCGACGGTCGGTGGCGGCGCGGGCGCACCGTGA
- the corA gene encoding magnesium/cobalt transporter CorA, with product MIVDCAVYRDGRRTDGPKDLSDALAEARAEGGFVWLGLHEPSESEFEHVSREFGLHPLAVEDALHAHQRPKLEVYDDSLFLVFKPVVYEPESDAVSSGEVMVFLGDAFVVTVRHGEGSPLTAVRRRLEDEPELLAKGPTAVLYAIADATVDHYLEVSTELVTDLEELEAEVFSPDGGGSRNTASRIYRFKRQVLEFRRATGPLAPPMTRLADTGAPGSGVPFVDERARPFFRDVSDHLTRVNESVEALDRLVSDVLSAHLAQMSVRQNDDMRKISAWAAMAAVPTMIAGIYGMNFDHMPELHWVWSYPAVIGVMAALEVLLYRLFKRRGWL from the coding sequence GTGATCGTCGACTGTGCCGTGTACCGGGACGGACGGCGTACCGACGGCCCGAAGGACCTGTCGGACGCCCTGGCCGAAGCACGTGCGGAGGGGGGATTCGTGTGGCTCGGGCTGCACGAGCCGTCCGAGAGCGAGTTCGAGCACGTCTCCCGCGAGTTCGGGCTGCACCCGCTGGCCGTGGAGGATGCCCTGCACGCGCATCAGCGGCCCAAGCTGGAGGTCTACGACGACTCGCTGTTCCTGGTGTTCAAGCCGGTGGTGTACGAGCCCGAGAGCGACGCGGTGTCCTCCGGCGAGGTCATGGTGTTCCTCGGCGACGCGTTCGTGGTGACCGTGCGGCACGGCGAGGGCTCGCCGCTGACCGCCGTACGGCGGCGCCTGGAGGACGAGCCGGAGCTGCTGGCCAAGGGGCCGACGGCGGTGCTGTACGCGATCGCCGACGCCACCGTGGACCACTATCTGGAGGTGTCGACCGAGCTGGTGACGGACCTGGAGGAGCTGGAGGCGGAGGTGTTCTCACCGGACGGCGGCGGCTCCCGGAACACCGCGTCGCGGATCTACAGGTTCAAGCGGCAGGTGCTGGAGTTCCGCCGGGCGACCGGGCCGCTGGCGCCGCCGATGACCCGGCTCGCGGACACCGGCGCGCCCGGCTCGGGCGTGCCCTTCGTGGACGAGCGGGCGCGGCCCTTCTTCCGGGACGTCAGCGACCACCTCACGCGCGTGAACGAGTCCGTGGAGGCCCTGGACCGGCTGGTCTCCGACGTGCTGTCCGCTCATCTCGCGCAGATGAGCGTCCGGCAGAACGACGACATGCGGAAGATCTCGGCGTGGGCCGCCATGGCGGCCGTTCCCACGATGATCGCCGGGATCTACGGCATGAACTTCGACCACATGCCGGAGCTGCACTGGGTGTGGTCCTACCCGGCGGTGATCGGGGTGATGGCCGCGCTGGAGGTGCTGCTGTACCGGTTGTTCAAGCGGCGGGGCTGGCTTTAG